From a region of the Panicum virgatum strain AP13 chromosome 2K, P.virgatum_v5, whole genome shotgun sequence genome:
- the LOC120694980 gene encoding glycine-rich cell wall structural protein 1-like, producing the protein MGRRFEAARDAGRRAWWVGAGAALGGGPALRERGWRSAAARHGGGGAPQRPDTAGAELGRGPGRRGRGRHGTAGWRSAATRHGGGGARRWLGTAGATLAGGPEWRGRGRLMGARLGGVGAGCAA; encoded by the coding sequence ATGGGCAGGCGCTTCGAGGCGGCCCGAGATGCTGGGCGGCGGGCCTGGTgggtgggggcgggggcggcgctcggcggcggcccggcactGCGGGAGCGGGGgtggcgctcggcggcggctcggcacggcgggggcggcgctccGCAGCGGCCCGACACGGCGGGGGCAGAGCTCGGCAGGGGCCCTggacggcgggggcgggggcggcacggcacggcggggTGGCGCTCGGCGGCGACCCGGCAtggagggggcggcgctcggcggTGGCTGGGCACGGCGGGAGcgacgctcgccggcggcccggaATGGCGGGGACGGGGGCGGCTGATGGGGGCTCGGCTCGGAGGGGTGGGAGCGGGCTGCGCGGCGTGA
- the LOC120662530 gene encoding 3-oxo-5-alpha-steroid 4-dehydrogenase 1-like, giving the protein MWPPFLYAPSPLVAALTAACAASLAVLAISEFRGGNLAYSKFVGAGARARLLLPSRAGMLVIYAPALAAALASFAVPGAVEGTRAGFLCAAVAAHFLKRVLEVLFVHRYSESMPLGTALLISSCYLFNAVAMIYVQRLSRGLPEPAVDLLCLGVLVFAVGAAGNFYHHLLLSRLRAGGGDKGYKIPRGGLFELAVCPHYLFEIVAFFGLAMISQTVYALVVAVGSAAYLAGRSSATRKWYASKFEEFPARVKALVPYVW; this is encoded by the coding sequence ATGTGGCCGCCGTTCCTGtacgcgccgtcgccgctcgtGGCGGCCCTGACGGCGGCGTGCGCCGCCTCGCTGGCCGTCCTGGCCATCTCCGAGTTCCGCGGCGGGAACCTGGCCTACTCCAAGTTCGTCGGCGCCGGAGCCCGCGCGCGACTCCTGCTGCCGAGCCGCGCCGGGATGCTCGTGATCTACGCcccggcgctcgccgccgcgctcgcgtcCTTCGCCGTGCCGGGCGCCGTGGAAGGCACGCGCGCGGGgttcctctgcgccgccgtcgccgcccactTCCTCAAGCGGGTGCTCGAGGTGCTCTTCGTGCATCGGTACAGCGAGAGCATGCCGCTCGGCACGGCCCTGCTCATCTCCTCCTGCTACCTGTTCAACGCCGTGGCCATGATCTACGTGCAGCGCCTCAGCCGCGGCCTCCCGGAGCCCGCCGTCGACCTGCTCTGCCTGGGCGTGCTCGTCttcgccgtcggcgccgccggcaacttctaccaccacctcctcctctcgaggctgcgagccggcggcggcgacaaggGGTACAAGATCCCCCGGGGCGGCCTGTTCGAGCTCGCCGTCTGCCCGCACTACCTCTTCGAGATCGTCGCGTTCTTCGGGCTCGCCATGATCTCGCAGACGGTGTACGCGCTCGTCGTGGCCGTCGGCTCGGCAGCCTACCTCgccggccggagctccgccACCAGGAAGTGGTACGCGTCCAAGTTCGAGGAGTTCCCGGCGAGGGTCAAAGCTCTTGTGCCGTATGTCTGGTAG
- the LOC120662537 gene encoding probable carboxylesterase 15, whose translation MSSSATPCSAAPAPPHVVEDCFGVVQLLSDGTVRRSTDYSALPLVGGVPPDLPVEWKDVVYDDTHGLRLRMYRPTTTGGGGGGEKQRKLPVLVYFHGGGFCLASFELINFHAGALRLAAELPALVLSADYRLAPEHRLPAALDDAESAFSWLRAQATASPAAADPWLAESADFGRVFVIGDSAGGNISHHISVRHGSGRLPLGPLRLAGCVMFWPYFGGEEPTPSEAASPPGEPLGTALFDQMWRLALPPGATKDHPAANPFAPGSVPLGDLGDDFPPALVLDPDQDALHDRVADYVARLRAAGKAVELVVFPGQGHAFFVTEPCGEASDELIRVVRRFVHGG comes from the coding sequence ATGTCCTCGTCGGCCACTCCATGCtcggcggcaccggcgccgccgcacgtCGTCGAGGACTGCTTCGGCGTCGTGCAGCTGCTCAGCGACGGCACGGTGCGGCGGTCCACGGATTACTCGGCGCTCCCGCTCGTCGGCGGCGTGCCGCCGGACCTGCCCGTGGAGTGGAAGGACGTCGTCTACGACGACACGCACGGCCTCCGGCTCCGGATGTACCGGCCCaccaccaccggcggcggcgggggcggggagaAGCAGAGGAAGCTGCCGGTGCTCGTGTacttccacggcggcggcttctGCCTCGCCAGCTTCGAGCTGATCAACTTCCACGCCGGCGCGCTCCggctcgccgccgagctcccgGCGCTCGTGCTCTCCGCCGACTACCGCCTCGCGCCCGAGCACCGCCTCCCCGCGGCGCTCGACGACGCCGAGTCCGCCTTCTCCTGGCTCCGCGCCCAGGCCACAgcgtcccccgccgccgccgacccgtgGCTCGCCGAGTCGGCCGACTTCGGCCGGGTGTTCGTGATCGGCGACTCCGCCGGCGGCAACATCTCGCACCACATCTCGGTGCGCCACGGCTCCGGCCGGCTCCCCCTCGGCCCCCTCCGGCTCGCCGGGTGCGTGATGTTCTGGCCCTActtcggcggcgaggagccgaCGCCTTCCGAGGCGGCGTCCCCGCCCGGCGAGCCCCTAGGCACGGCGCTGTTCGACCAGATGTGGCGCCTGGCGCTGCCGCCGGGCGCGACCAAGGACCACCCGGCCGCGAACCCGTTCGCGCCGGGGAGCGTCCCGCTCGGCGACCTCGGCGACGACTTCCCGCCGGCGCTCGTGCTGGACCCTGACCAGGACGCGCTGCACGACCGCGTGGCGGACTACGTCGCCAGGCTGAGGGCCGCCGGCAAGGCCGTCGAGCTCGTCGTCTTCCCCGGGCAGGGGCACGCGTTCTTCGTCACGGAGCCGTGCGGGGAGGCCTCGGACGAGCTGATCCGGGTCGTTAGGCGTTTCGTGCACGGTGGTTAA
- the LOC120662545 gene encoding probable carboxylesterase 15, with amino-acid sequence MRGTDRDMPSMPAVSAATGAAPPPTKVVVEDICGFLRVLDDGTVLRSAAGPAFCPTTFPDSHPSVQWKEAVYDKAKNLRVRMYRPAAAPAGKLPVLVHFHGGGFCLGSCTWANVHAFCLRLAAEAGAVVLSAGYRLAPEHRLPAAVDDGAGFLRWLHEQSASPAAAGADAWLAEAADFGRVFVTGDSAGGTIAHHLAVRAGLAAAAAATKRGEPAGHNDVDPVTVRGYVLLMPFFGGVRRTRSEAECPAEALLNLDLFDRFWRLSLPAGATRDHPAANPFGPGSPDLAAAELRPVLVVAGGLDMMRDRAVDYAERLAAMGKPVELAELDGEPHGFYTLDPGSEATGELIGLVRQFVRSCCAAAPKG; translated from the coding sequence ATGCGTGGCACAGATAGAGATATGCCAAGCATGCCCGCCGTCTCAGCCGCCACCggagcggcgcctccgccgacCAAGGTCGTCGTCGAGGACATCTGCGGCTTCCTGCGCGTCCTCGACGACGGCACCGTGCtccggtcggcggcggggccggcgttCTGCCCGACCACCTTCCCCGACAGCCACCCGTCGGTGCAGTGGAAGGAGGCCGTGTACGACAAGGCCAAGAACCTCCGAGTCCGCATGTACAGGCCGGCCGCCGCACCCGCCGGGAAGCTGCCGGTGCTCGTCCacttccacggcggcggcttctGCCTCGGGTCGTGCACGTGGGCTAACGTGCACGCGTTCTGTctccgcctcgccgcggaggccggcgccgtCGTGCTCTCCGCGGGGTACCGCCTCGCCCCGGAGCACCGCCTCCCCGCGGCggtcgacgacggcgccggGTTCCTGCGCTGGCTCCACGAGCAGTccgcgagccccgccgccgcgggcgccgacgCCTGGCTTGCCGAGGCCGCCGACTTCGGCCGCGTCTTCGTCACCGGCGACTCGGCGGGCGGCACCATAGCGCACCACCTCGCCGTGCGCGCCggcttggccgccgccgccgcggccaccaagCGCGGCGAGCCCGCCGGCCACAACGACGTCGACCCGGTCACGGTCCGGGGCTACGTCCTCCTGATGCCGTTCTTCGGCGGCGTCCGCCGGACGCGGTCGGAGGCCGAGTGCCCCGCGGAGGCGCTCCTGAACCTGGACCTGTTCGACCGGTTCTGGCGGCTGTCGCTGCCGGCCGGCGCCACCAGGGACCACCCGGCGGCGAACCCGTTCGGGCCGGGCAGCCCCGACCtcgccgcggcggagctccggccggtactcgtggtggccggcggcctcgaCATGATGCGCGACCGCGCCGTCGACTACGCCGAGCGGCTGGCGGCGATGGGCAAGCCGGTGGAGCTCGCCGAGTTAGACGGCGAGCCGCACGGGTTCTACACGCTGGACCCGGGGTCCGAGGCCACTGGCGAGCTGATCGGCCTCGTGCGCCAGTTCGTACGCAGCTGCTGCGCCGCGGCGCCGAAAGGCTAG
- the LOC120694981 gene encoding probable carboxylesterase 15 gives MQLSSAFVSVTSVHGKLENFTFHRVAAKDAYIMLDRPTGFRLLEIISSTEPSCLVNSPTMPAVSAAACCAAATPASEVVEDLFGFLRVLSDGTILRSPAEPVFCPTTFPTSHPSVQWKEAVYDKAKNLRVRMYKPAVAAAAAGGGSGDASRNKLPVLVHFHGGGFCLGSCTWGNVHAFCLRLAADAGAVVLSAGYRLAPEHRLPAALDDGASFMRWLRDQSANAAEADAWLTEAADFRRVFVTGDSAGGTIAHHLAVRAGSAAAAEPGETTAAADPVTVLGYVLMMPFFGGVRRTSSEAECPAEAFPNLDVVDRFWRLSLPAGATRDHPAANPFGPDSPDLAAAELRPVLVVAGGLDLLRDRTVDYAEQLAAMGKPVELAEFAGKVHGFYLHEPGSEATGELIQAVARFVDGCVAATEAAAAA, from the exons ATGCAATTGTCCAGTGCTTTTGTTTCGGTGACGTCGGTTCATGGAAAACTGGAAAATTTCACTTTTCACCGTGTGGCTGCTAAAGATGCCTACATCATGCTCGATAGACCGACC GGGTTTAGGCTACTGGAGATCATCAGCTCAACTGAGCCTTCTTGTCTTGTTAACTCGCCAACCATGCCTGCCGTCTCAGCTGccgcctgctgcgccgccgctacGCCGGCTAGCGAAGTCGTCGAGGacctcttcggcttcctgcgcGTCCTCAGTGACGGCACCATCCTCCGGTCGCCGGCGGAACCGGTGTTCTGCCCGACCACCTTCCCCACCAGCCACCCGTCCGTGCAGTGGAAGGAGGCCGTGTACGACAAGGCCAAGAACCTCCGCGTCCGCATGTACAAGCCGGCGgtcgctgcagccgccgccggcggcggcagcggcgatgcCTCCAGGAACAAGCTGCCGGTGCTCGTGCacttccacggcggcggcttctGCCTCGGGTCGTGCACGTGGGGGAACGTCCACGCGttctgcctccgcctcgccgcggacgccggcgccgtcgtgCTCTCCGCCGGGTACCGCCTCGCCCCGGAGCACCGGCTCCCGGCGGCCCTCGACGACGGCGCCAGTTTCATGCGCTGGCTCCGGGACCAGTCCGCGAACGCCGCCGAGGCCGATGCCTGGCTCACCGAGGCCGCCGACTTCCGGCGCGTGTTCGTCACCGGCGACTCGGCGGGCGGCACCATAGCGCACCACCTCGCCGTGCGCGCCggctcggccgcggcggcggagccaggcgagacgacagcggcggcggacccCGTCACGGTCCTCGGCTACGTCCTGATGATGCCGTTCTTCGGCGGCGTCCGGCGCACCTCGTCGGAGGCGGAGTGCCCCGCGGAGGCGTTCCCGAACCTCGACGTGGTCGACCGGTTCTGGCGGCTGTCGCTGCCGGCCGGCGCCACCAGGGACCACCCGGCGGCGAACCCGTTCGGGCCGGACAGCCCCGACCtcgccgcggcggagctccggccggtcctcgtggtggccggcggcctcgaCCTGCTACGCGACCGCACCGTCGACTACGCGGAGCAGCTGGCGGCGATGGGCAAGCCCGTGGAGCTCGCCGAGTTCGCCGGCAAGGTCCACGGGTTCTACCTGCACGAGCCGGGGTCCGAGGCCACCGGCGAGCTGATCCAGGCCGTGGCCCGTTTCGTCGACGGCTGCGTCGCTGCGacagaggctgctgctgctgcttaa
- the LOC120662553 gene encoding probable carboxylesterase 15 isoform X1, translated as MASSEAAAPPARRVVDECRGVLFVYNDGTVERRAAPGFATPVRDDGSVEWKDAAFDAARGLGLRLYRPRDWERRGRLPVFFYYHGGGFCIGSRAWPNCQNYCLRLAADLGALVVAPDYRLAPEHRLPAAIDDGAAAVLWLAVQARGGGDPWIAESADLARVFVSGDSAGGTIAHHLAVRFGSPAGRAELAPAAVRGYVQLMPFFGGAERTRSEAECPDDAFLNRPLNDRYWRLSLPEGATADHPVANPFGPGAPPLEAVEMAPTVVVVGGRDILHDRAVDYAARLKAMGKPVEVRDFEGQQHGFFTIDPWSDASGELMRVIKRGAESSRIVVENSRKNNIF; from the exons atgGCGTCCTCCGAGgccgctgcgccgcccgcgcggcgcGTGGTGGACGAGTGCCGGGGCGTGCTGTTCGTGTACAACGACGGCACCgtggagcggcgcgcggcgccgggGTTCGCGACGCCCGTGCGCGACGACGGGTCCGTGGAGTGGAAGGACGCGGCGTTCGACGCGGCGCGCGGGCTGGGGCTCCGGCTCTACCGGCCCCGGGACTGGGAGCGGCGGGGGCGGCTGCCGGTCTTCTTCTACTaccacggcggcggcttctGCATCGGCTCCCGCGCCTGGCCCAACTGCCAGAATtactgcctccgcctcgccgcggaCCTCGGCGCGCTCGTCGTGGCCCCGGACTACCGCCTCGCGCCGGAgcaccgcctccccgccgccatcgacgacggcgcggcggcggtcctgTGGCTCGCGGTgcaggcgcggggcggcggcgacccgtgGATCGCCGAGTCCGCGGACCTCGCCCGCGTGTTCGTCTCGGGCGACTCCGCCGGCGGCACCATCGCGCACCACCTCGCCGTGCGGTTCGGCTCCCCGGCCGGGCGCGCGGAgctcgcgcccgccgccgtccgcggctACGTCCAGCTCATGCCCTTCTTCGGCGGCGCCGAGCGCACGCGGTCGGAGGCCGAGTGCCCCGACGACGCGTTCCTCAACCGGCCCCTCAACGACCGGTACTGGCGCCTGTCGCTGCCGGAGGGCGCCACGGCGGACCACCCCGTCGCGAACCCGTTCgggcccggcgcgccgccgctggaggcCGTGGAGATGGCGCCGACGGTGGTCGTCGTCGGGGGCCGCGACATCCTCCACGACCGCGCCGTGGACTACGCGGCGAGGCTCAAGGCCATGGGCAAGCCCGTGGAGGTGCGGGACTTCGAGGGGCAGCAGCACGGCTTCTTCACCATCGACCCCTGGTCCGACGCCTCCGGCGAGCTCATGCGCGTCATCAAGCG GGGAGCTGAATCTTCGAGAATCGTGGTGGAAAATTCACGCAAAAACAACATATTTTGA
- the LOC120662553 gene encoding probable carboxylesterase 15 isoform X2, whose translation MASSEAAAPPARRVVDECRGVLFVYNDGTVERRAAPGFATPVRDDGSVEWKDAAFDAARGLGLRLYRPRDWERRGRLPVFFYYHGGGFCIGSRAWPNCQNYCLRLAADLGALVVAPDYRLAPEHRLPAAIDDGAAAVLWLAVQARGGGDPWIAESADLARVFVSGDSAGGTIAHHLAVRFGSPAGRAELAPAAVRGYVQLMPFFGGAERTRSEAECPDDAFLNRPLNDRYWRLSLPEGATADHPVANPFGPGAPPLEAVEMAPTVVVVGGRDILHDRAVDYAARLKAMGKPVEVRDFEGQQHGFFTIDPWSDASGELMRVIKRFVDSDGRFDD comes from the coding sequence atgGCGTCCTCCGAGgccgctgcgccgcccgcgcggcgcGTGGTGGACGAGTGCCGGGGCGTGCTGTTCGTGTACAACGACGGCACCgtggagcggcgcgcggcgccgggGTTCGCGACGCCCGTGCGCGACGACGGGTCCGTGGAGTGGAAGGACGCGGCGTTCGACGCGGCGCGCGGGCTGGGGCTCCGGCTCTACCGGCCCCGGGACTGGGAGCGGCGGGGGCGGCTGCCGGTCTTCTTCTACTaccacggcggcggcttctGCATCGGCTCCCGCGCCTGGCCCAACTGCCAGAATtactgcctccgcctcgccgcggaCCTCGGCGCGCTCGTCGTGGCCCCGGACTACCGCCTCGCGCCGGAgcaccgcctccccgccgccatcgacgacggcgcggcggcggtcctgTGGCTCGCGGTgcaggcgcggggcggcggcgacccgtgGATCGCCGAGTCCGCGGACCTCGCCCGCGTGTTCGTCTCGGGCGACTCCGCCGGCGGCACCATCGCGCACCACCTCGCCGTGCGGTTCGGCTCCCCGGCCGGGCGCGCGGAgctcgcgcccgccgccgtccgcggctACGTCCAGCTCATGCCCTTCTTCGGCGGCGCCGAGCGCACGCGGTCGGAGGCCGAGTGCCCCGACGACGCGTTCCTCAACCGGCCCCTCAACGACCGGTACTGGCGCCTGTCGCTGCCGGAGGGCGCCACGGCGGACCACCCCGTCGCGAACCCGTTCgggcccggcgcgccgccgctggaggcCGTGGAGATGGCGCCGACGGTGGTCGTCGTCGGGGGCCGCGACATCCTCCACGACCGCGCCGTGGACTACGCGGCGAGGCTCAAGGCCATGGGCAAGCCCGTGGAGGTGCGGGACTTCGAGGGGCAGCAGCACGGCTTCTTCACCATCGACCCCTGGTCCGACGCCTCCGGCGAGCTCATGCGCGTCATCAAGCGGTTCGTCGACTCGGACGGCCGGTTCGACGACTGA